Part of the Streptococcaceae bacterium ESL0687 genome is shown below.
TTTGCAATATCACTTGGCGTTGTTATTTTTGCCTCACCGATACTATCGATGGTATGCATTTCCTTAATTGAAACATCTGAAAATTGTGATGATTGTAGGCTTGCCTCTTCAATAATTAAAACATTATTGAAAATGTGCGTAAGATACTTATTAATTTTTGTGTAATCTATAGCCAAACACAATCTCCTTTATTTATTATAATTTTGATTATCAAATTATTTGACCATCAAATTATATCAATATGTATTTGGGCTGTCAACAGCTCCTAAAAATTAATTTGATTATCAAAAGATTTGATAATCAAACTTTGACATTCAAATAAAGTTTGTTAAAATAGGCTGTGTGGTTTATTTCATTCACTTGGCAAAACCATCAAATAATTTTACAATTTTAAATAAGGAAGAAAAATGAAACTACCAGAATTAAAAATAGGCGATTTAACCGCTAAAATCCCAATCATACAAGGTGGGATGGGGATTGGGATTTCCCTAAACCGACTTGCAGGATCTGTTGCTGCCCAAGGAGGAATCGGAATCCTTTCAACAGCACAAATTGGTTACCAGGAAGAAGGATTCAAACGTTCTTCAGTTAGAACCAACCTCAAAGCCATTAAAACTCAGCTTGACAAGGCACGTAGTTTTGCTCAGGGAGGAATCCTTGGATTTAACGTTATGGTAGCAAGTTTCCGCTACGATGACGTAGTAAAAGCAACTGTTGAAGCTGGGGCTGATGTGATTATTTCAGGAGCTGGTCTCCCAATGAACCTGCCAGAACTTGTAGGTAATGCTAAGACTAAGATTGCACCAATCGTATCATCTGTTAAGGCCGCAAAGATTATTCTTCGTAACTGGGCTAAAAAATATGACCGTACAGCTGACTTCATCGTTATTGAAGGACCTAAAGCTGGAGGACATCTTGGATTCAAGGCTGATCAAATTGAGGAAGCCATCCTTACTATGGATGACGAGATTGTAAAAATCATCGAACATGTTCGTGAGTACGAAGAAAAATTCAATCAATCAATCCCTGTTATCTTCGCAGGTGGTGTTTGGAGCCGAAGCGACATCGACCACTACCTAAACCTTGGATGTTCTGGAGTTCAGATGGCAACTCGTTTTATCGGAACTGAAGAATGTGATGCACCAGATGACTTTAAGGCCCGCTTCCTTAATGCAACGGAAGATGACATTCACCTGACTACATCACCGGTTGGCCTACCTGGTCGAGCAATTGACAATAAATTTACCGAAATAATTACTAAAGGTGCTCCGGCCTATAAGGCTCAGGAGGACCCTAAAACTCCTATTATTCCAATTGCCGGCTGCCTAAACTGCCTCCAGAAGAAATTATGTGATAGGAAGACTATTCCTTACTGTATCAGTGAGGCTCTTCTCAACTCTGTAGAACATAATACGGATATGGGGCTTATCTTCTCAGGTTCAAATGGTTACCGAATTAACGAGATTACAACGGTTAAGGCAATTTTTGACGAACTTAAGGGATAGAAAAAGATAGGTTTTTCCTATCTTTTTTCTTTTTCAGCTTTTTTATTGTTCAGGATTTTGCTAAAATTAGACTTGTAAATAACTTTAATGGAGAAGATAATGGCAAATTTAAGAGCAAGTTTTTATGGACACACTTATAAAAATCCTTTTATGAACGCTTCTGGAGTTCACTGTATGGATACCTTAGAACTAGATCAGCTGGCAGAATCATCAGCTGGATCTTTTGTTACTAAATCAGCTACCCAAGAAGCTCGTCTTGGAAATCCAGAACCTCGTTATGTTAATTTGGATCTTGGAAGTATTAATTCAATGGGTCTTCCCAACAAGGGGCTTGACTACTACCTAGATTATGCCATTAAAAGGCAAGAAGCTTATCCAGACTCACCCTTTGTTATGAGTGTTGCCTCTTACAAGGGATTTGATGAGTATGTTGAAAACATGAGAACAATTCAAGATAGTGAATACACAGGTCTGGTTGAACTTAACCTATCTTGTCCAAATGTTCCTGGAAAACCTCAAATGGCCTATGATTTTGAGGATACTGAAAAACTTCTTAAGGAAATTTTTGCCTTCTATACAAAACCTTTTGGAGTTAAACTTCCCCCTTACTTTGACATCATGCACTTTGATAAAATTGCTAGCGTCCTTAACCAATTTGACTTAAAATTTGTTAACTGCGTTAATTCAATTGGTAATGGACTTTATATCGATGAAAAAACAGACACTGTTGTCATCAAACCAAAGGGTGGTTTCGGAGGAATTGGAGGCGAATATATCAAACCTACAGCTCTTGCTAATGTCCGCGCCCTTAAACAACGTCTAAACCCAAGTATTGAAATCATTGGGACAGGTGGGATTATAAGTGGTCGTGATGCCTATGAACACCTCCTTTGTGGAGCTTCTATGCTACAAGTTGGAACTCAGCTTCAAAAAGAAGGACTCGGTGTGTTTGACCGCCTGAACCAAGAACTTCTTGAAATCCTTGAAGCTAAAGGATATGAGTCAATTGATGATTTCAAAGGAAAACTTAAGACCTTGGATTAAGCTAAAATAAAAAGTACCTGATGGGGTACTTTTTTTATTTATTAAATATTTTTGGACCTTTTCTCATATTTGTGCGAGCATTTTTAGGAGCTGGCATTGTCTTTGATCTACCACCACCCTGTTTATTCTTAATGATTTCAGCCATTTTTTCCTTGGTTGTTAATTCTTTTTTACTTGTAACTTCTGTCATACCTTACCTCTATTCAAGACTCCCTTAAAAATTTTAGGAGACTCATTTCATTTATTTCACCTTATTCTACCACTTTTCTAAGCATTCGTCTGTAGGATTAAAAGGCTTTCTTGGAATAAATGATTGGTTAATTATAGGTATCTTTGAAAAAGAAGCCGTTCAAGAGCTACTAAATCCCTTTTACCTGTAATTGTTCTTGGAAACTCTTCTTCTAAAAAAAGAAGTTTACTTATTAGATTATAGGAAGGAAGATTCTCGCTTATAAGCTCGTTAATTTCATAAAGGTCTAACTTGCTACCCTTATAGACAGCTATTAATTTATGAGTGTCATGAATTTTTAGGGGAAGTAGCCAAATATCAATCTGTAAAAACTGCTTAAGCACTAAAGATTCAATCTCTGTCAAATTAACCCTATAACCTCTAATTTTAACTTCCCTATCTTTTCGTCCTAAATAATAAGAAGCCTTATTTGGAGCATCAACAAGATCTCCTGTCTCAAAATAATCTGTGAAATTTTTTATAAGACCATCCTCTGTAAGATAACCCTTAAAAATATAGGGAGACTCTAAAATCAAACTATAATTATTGGCCTTTAAAAATTCAAATTTAAGGTTAACCTTATTTATTGGGGTACCGATTTTTCCAATATCTCCTGTATTATTAATAAAAAGCCCTGAGCTATAAGAGTGTTCGGTTTGTCCATACAAAGAATAGACTTTTAAGACTGGAAATCTTTCCTGAGCCCTTGAAAAATCAGACTCTAAAAGAACTTCTCCTCCAAATACCATAAGTCTAAGCTGGGTACCTGCTACTTCTTGCGACAACCTAAAATAACTCCTAAACAATGTTGGTACACTATGCCAAACGGTAATACTATTATTAATTAACCATCTGTTTAAACTTTTTATTCTTATAGGATTTGTGACATCAACCATAAAAAGACTAGCACCAGCCAAAAGAGAGGAATAAATATCGACTATTGATGCATCATGGGCTAGGCTTGAAAAAAGTGTTAAATTATCTTTCCCAGATATTGATAGATTATTTATATATTCTTTAGCAAAATGATAGACTGCCTTTTTTCCTTGAATTACTGCTTTGGGGATTCCTGTTGTGCCAGATGTATAAAGATGATACATGGTATCACAAGACTCGTTAGAGATATCTATTTGCTCATCTAAAAAATTATCTCGGTCATTCTCCCTAGCATTTCCCTTTAAAAATACAATTTTCATCTTAGGGAATATAAGTTTTAGCTCATTTATTAAATCAGTATTTTCACTGGTTACTATCAATGTATCAATCTTTGATATTTTAATCATCTGACAAATTCTTTTTAGGGGTAAATTATCAACAATAGGTACAAAAACAGTATCACTGTAAAGGCATAAAAGTTCTGCTCCTAACCCGTAAACATTATGTCCTGTCAAAATACCTGCTAGCTTAGAATCCTGTAGTGATATCATGTTTACCACTATTAAATCCTTAAGTTCTTTATAGGTCAGTTGATTTTTTTCATCTTTTACAGCAAGCTTAGAAGCATACAGATTAAAACTTTTTAAAATATATTTTTTTAACAAATCTTATTACCCATTTTCATATATCTTTTTAAGCATCCAAAGGAAGCACAAATGACAAAGCAGATTACAAATGCCATGTAGGAGTTTCCAAGCTTAAATGATTTATTTAAACCACTACTTAAAAGGGGAATGATTAAAACAGTTGAAAGTGAGATACTCATCTGCCTTAAGCCAGATATTTTACCTAAAAACTCTTGTCTAGCAGCTGTTTGTAGGGTTAAATTGAAACTTGCTGAAGAGAGGCTATTATTTAGCCCTAGAATAAGCATGACTGGCGCTACCATTTGCAGGCTACTAATTGATAGGATTAAAAAGCAAGCGAGCTCCATTGTTAAAGCAAACATTGAAAGAAGAATATTTTCATGAAATTTATTTAAGCGACCAAAAATTTCAACTCCTACTATTGCCCCCACAGCAAATAACCCGTCCCAAATGGATAGCCAGTAATTTTGGGCATTAAAATAAGTAAGCATCGGAGCATATAAAATATTTATATAGTTTGCAATCACAGCATCAATGACCCCAAAAAATGCCAGGAAAAAGAGAGATTTTTGCAAGCTCAAATGATTAAATAAAGTCTTCCAATCATTTAAGACCATTGAAATTTTAAAATGATGAAGGGACTTTAGAAAATCAAAAACCTTAGTATCTTGTGTTGGTATGGTTACCATATGCATGGTATAGGCTGAAACCAAATAGGATAACCCATTGACAAAAATAGCACCGTAGGGAGATAGGAAGGAGATGATAAAACCAGCAACCCCTGCTCCAACCAGCTGACCAATTTGCTGGAAGGCTGAAACTCTGGCATTATATTTGGCTAAATCACTACCGGATGCTATTAGGGGTGCTATTACAAAGACAGATGTCCTATAAAAGGGTTGAAAGAAACTTAAGAGGGCAGCTAAGATAATAAGAAGGTTTGGACTGGTAAAATAAGACAAGATACCAAAAATCAAAATTAAAGACCCTCTTAGAAATTCTGCTAGAACGGCTGAAACTTGAGCGAAACCCTTGTCACTCACAACACTTGCAAAAGATTGAGTAAGAAATGATAAAACAGCCTGTAAAACAACAATAAGGGCAAAACTTGATGTCTTTCCTGTATGGTTATAAAGAAGAATACCGATGGATAAGGTGTACATCCCATTACCAATGTTTGAGATAAGCATACCTGCTGGTATAACAGCTTTTGGATTTTTAGTGAACATAATTATTCTCCTTCAAAAGAGAGTAGGATATTTTGATCCATAAATTTCATATAATCTGTCAAATCACTTTCACTTTTAATATGGTCAGGCAGATCACCTATCAGCCAAGCTAGATAGGACAAAGAATCCCCTTCCTTTGGCAAATAAGCTCCTACATCCTTTCTAAAAGTAACACTAGTGATATTAGAATTTCCCTCTAGAAAACCTTCTTCAACCTCTAAGGATTTAATTTTTCCAAAGCCTTGATAGCCCGCATTGTACCAAAATTTACGGTGGATGGGACTGGGACTGGGATTTTTTAAATGATTAACTGACTGCTGACATTCAGGAATACTAGCAGCTACTAGGTAATTATAAAAACTGATTCCTAGCGCATCACTTAAAATCCTATATAGGGCTCCCCCTGCCCCTGGTCTTAAGGCCGCTTCAATTATATAAGGGGTTTCATCCATGACTCTAAGCTCCGTATGAGTGCATCCATTTTTTACGCCACACGCCCTTACCCCATCGTAACTGGTCTGAAGGATTCTTTTTCTTATCTCCTCAGATAAATCTGAATCAGTATAGTAAATTCTGTCTGGAAAATTTGGGCCAACTGGGGTTCCCTTACTTAAAATCCCGCTTAAAATAGGCTTGCCGTCAATCCAAATAGTATCAACCGAATATTCTTTACCACCTACTAATTGTTCAATTATAAAGCCTGATTTTCCCTTTTTCTCTTGCCCTAAACTTGTCAAATTAAATCTTAAAATATTTCTAATCTGCTTTTTCAAATCTTCCATGTTATGGACTTCTCTAACCCCAGCACTTGCAGCTCCAAAAACTGGTTTTACAATTAAAGGAAAGGTCAAATCTAAGTGACTAATATCAGAATTAGTAAATACACCGTAAAATTTTGGGGTAGGTACATTTTCCTCTTCCCACTTAGCCTTCATAAGCCCCTTGTCCCTCAATAAAAGATAGGAATATTTATCATTAATGGCTACTCCAAATTTTTCAGCAATTTCAGCCATTTTATAGGTCAATTGTTCAATACAATTAACAATCCCTCTAACGTTTCTATATTTATTTGCTAGAAAATCAAATATCTCCTGGCTACTTGCTGAAAAATCAATAGTTTCATAAGTATAAGATTCATCAATATCCCAGTTATCCAAAGAATATATAAAAATTGGTTGGTAATTTAAGTCCATAACTTCTTTAGCGATAAAGGGAACGCTTGTACTTTCTGTTAGAATCAAAACCTCCTTCATTTTTGATCCCCCTTAAAATCTTCATAAAGTTTGATGACCCTACCTACAGTAGAAACGTCATCAATATCAAAGATATCATAATCAAATTCCCTACCTACAAGATCTTCAATCCGTAACACAAGATCCATGGTAGCTAGACTATCAATTCCCAGATTTTTTATGGGAGTTTGTTCATAAGTTTCTTGGTTTTCCTTTATATCTTCAATAGTAGCCTCACTTAAAAAACCCCTAAAAATTTCCTTAACCATTCTTTTCTCCTTCTTTTAAAACAAAAGCATGAATTGAC
Proteins encoded:
- a CDS encoding MFS transporter, giving the protein MFTKNPKAVIPAGMLISNIGNGMYTLSIGILLYNHTGKTSSFALIVVLQAVLSFLTQSFASVVSDKGFAQVSAVLAEFLRGSLILIFGILSYFTSPNLLIILAALLSFFQPFYRTSVFVIAPLIASGSDLAKYNARVSAFQQIGQLVGAGVAGFIISFLSPYGAIFVNGLSYLVSAYTMHMVTIPTQDTKVFDFLKSLHHFKISMVLNDWKTLFNHLSLQKSLFFLAFFGVIDAVIANYINILYAPMLTYFNAQNYWLSIWDGLFAVGAIVGVEIFGRLNKFHENILLSMFALTMELACFLILSISSLQMVAPVMLILGLNNSLSSASFNLTLQTAARQEFLGKISGLRQMSISLSTVLIIPLLSSGLNKSFKLGNSYMAFVICFVICASFGCLKRYMKMGNKIC
- a CDS encoding dihydroorotate oxidase; the encoded protein is MANLRASFYGHTYKNPFMNASGVHCMDTLELDQLAESSAGSFVTKSATQEARLGNPEPRYVNLDLGSINSMGLPNKGLDYYLDYAIKRQEAYPDSPFVMSVASYKGFDEYVENMRTIQDSEYTGLVELNLSCPNVPGKPQMAYDFEDTEKLLKEIFAFYTKPFGVKLPPYFDIMHFDKIASVLNQFDLKFVNCVNSIGNGLYIDEKTDTVVIKPKGGFGGIGGEYIKPTALANVRALKQRLNPSIEIIGTGGIISGRDAYEHLLCGASMLQVGTQLQKEGLGVFDRLNQELLEILEAKGYESIDDFKGKLKTLD
- a CDS encoding phosphopantetheine-binding protein, with the protein product MVKEIFRGFLSEATIEDIKENQETYEQTPIKNLGIDSLATMDLVLRIEDLVGREFDYDIFDIDDVSTVGRVIKLYEDFKGDQK
- a CDS encoding nitronate monooxygenase yields the protein MKLPELKIGDLTAKIPIIQGGMGIGISLNRLAGSVAAQGGIGILSTAQIGYQEEGFKRSSVRTNLKAIKTQLDKARSFAQGGILGFNVMVASFRYDDVVKATVEAGADVIISGAGLPMNLPELVGNAKTKIAPIVSSVKAAKIILRNWAKKYDRTADFIVIEGPKAGGHLGFKADQIEEAILTMDDEIVKIIEHVREYEEKFNQSIPVIFAGGVWSRSDIDHYLNLGCSGVQMATRFIGTEECDAPDDFKARFLNATEDDIHLTTSPVGLPGRAIDNKFTEIITKGAPAYKAQEDPKTPIIPIAGCLNCLQKKLCDRKTIPYCISEALLNSVEHNTDMGLIFSGSNGYRINEITTVKAIFDELKG
- a CDS encoding AMP-binding protein, giving the protein MLKKYILKSFNLYASKLAVKDEKNQLTYKELKDLIVVNMISLQDSKLAGILTGHNVYGLGAELLCLYSDTVFVPIVDNLPLKRICQMIKISKIDTLIVTSENTDLINELKLIFPKMKIVFLKGNARENDRDNFLDEQIDISNESCDTMYHLYTSGTTGIPKAVIQGKKAVYHFAKEYINNLSISGKDNLTLFSSLAHDASIVDIYSSLLAGASLFMVDVTNPIRIKSLNRWLINNSITVWHSVPTLFRSYFRLSQEVAGTQLRLMVFGGEVLLESDFSRAQERFPVLKVYSLYGQTEHSYSSGLFINNTGDIGKIGTPINKVNLKFEFLKANNYSLILESPYIFKGYLTEDGLIKNFTDYFETGDLVDAPNKASYYLGRKDREVKIRGYRVNLTEIESLVLKQFLQIDIWLLPLKIHDTHKLIAVYKGSKLDLYEINELISENLPSYNLISKLLFLEEEFPRTITGKRDLVALERLLFQRYL
- a CDS encoding ATP-grasp domain-containing protein, which codes for MKEVLILTESTSVPFIAKEVMDLNYQPIFIYSLDNWDIDESYTYETIDFSASSQEIFDFLANKYRNVRGIVNCIEQLTYKMAEIAEKFGVAINDKYSYLLLRDKGLMKAKWEEENVPTPKFYGVFTNSDISHLDLTFPLIVKPVFGAASAGVREVHNMEDLKKQIRNILRFNLTSLGQEKKGKSGFIIEQLVGGKEYSVDTIWIDGKPILSGILSKGTPVGPNFPDRIYYTDSDLSEEIRKRILQTSYDGVRACGVKNGCTHTELRVMDETPYIIEAALRPGAGGALYRILSDALGISFYNYLVAASIPECQQSVNHLKNPSPSPIHRKFWYNAGYQGFGKIKSLEVEEGFLEGNSNITSVTFRKDVGAYLPKEGDSLSYLAWLIGDLPDHIKSESDLTDYMKFMDQNILLSFEGE